Proteins encoded together in one Deinococcus radiopugnans ATCC 19172 window:
- a CDS encoding alpha/beta fold hydrolase produces the protein MKQAHKSKLALTLTLLSGAALAGGNDGMRQEGMLAVNGAQIHYVSQGSGTPMLLLHGYPLSGELFSRNRDALANAGYRVITIDHRGYGQSVAPADDAGSIQTYAKDALAVMDQLNVPSAIIGGMSMGGPIVFEMYRTAPERFKGMLLIDTIANPANVVEKALWGGMAQKAVTYGPQSLVGELLKDMLTGVTRLNKPGDVKFLGDIVRQASVAGDVAGAKALSERLDSLPTLASITVPTLILEGVEDTVYPPPFAMKMQQNIAGSKLVLIPGAAHAAIYENAPAANRAILDWASTLK, from the coding sequence ATGAAGCAAGCACACAAGAGCAAGTTGGCCCTGACCCTGACCCTTCTTTCCGGCGCGGCGCTGGCCGGCGGCAACGATGGGATGCGGCAGGAAGGCATGCTGGCCGTGAACGGCGCGCAGATTCACTACGTCTCGCAGGGCAGCGGCACGCCCATGCTGCTGCTGCACGGCTACCCCCTGAGCGGCGAACTGTTCTCGCGCAACCGCGACGCGCTGGCGAATGCGGGCTACCGGGTCATCACCATTGACCACCGGGGCTACGGCCAGAGCGTGGCGCCGGCGGACGACGCCGGCTCCATCCAGACCTACGCCAAAGACGCGCTGGCGGTCATGGATCAGCTGAACGTGCCCAGCGCGATCATCGGCGGCATGTCGATGGGCGGCCCCATCGTCTTCGAGATGTACCGCACCGCCCCCGAGCGCTTCAAGGGCATGCTGCTGATCGATACCATCGCCAACCCCGCCAACGTGGTGGAAAAGGCCCTGTGGGGCGGCATGGCGCAGAAGGCCGTGACCTACGGCCCGCAGTCGCTGGTGGGCGAACTGCTCAAGGACATGCTGACCGGCGTGACCCGCCTGAACAAACCCGGCGACGTGAAGTTCCTCGGGGACATCGTGCGGCAGGCCAGTGTGGCCGGCGACGTGGCGGGAGCCAAAGCGCTGTCCGAGCGGCTCGACTCGCTGCCCACGCTGGCGAGCATCACCGTGCCCACCCTGATTCTGGAGGGCGTGGAGGACACGGTGTACCCACCGCCCTTCGCCATGAAGATGCAGCAGAACATCGCAGGCAGCAAGCTGGTGCTGATTCCCGGCGCGGCCCACGCCGCCATCTACGAAAACGCCCCAGCGGCCAATCGCGCCATTCTGGACTGGGCAAGCACGCTGAAGTAA
- a CDS encoding MFS transporter — MLRKNDPTRVYLTLSAGLSFAFALAFTLQGLYFVTVAGLNPLQLLLIGAALEGAAFVLEVPTGVVADVYSRRRSVILGCLCLGAAMLLVAAFPVFWALLLTQIVLAAGYTFLSGAQQAWLADEVGEGRAAGLYLLGSQYGRAAGLAGIAATAGLATLGLHVPILVGGAVALCLALYLWLRMPEDGFAPAPREERQSWAALSATFRQGVTEVRASRVLTLLMLSAVLYGASSEALDRLNEFLLVVEVGLPGGLSAANWFIVLAIIVQLVGLAVTEPLRRRIHPADARAAALALRWVLGLSVAALLAFAYAPGFGWAAGALVVHGVLRGLYSPLYDAWINRGLNPASRATVNSIASQADALGQVTFGPVFGVLGNVLGVRSALALAALVRVPALPLLGRAGGGRTSG; from the coding sequence AGGGTTGTATTTCGTGACGGTGGCGGGCCTGAACCCGCTGCAACTGCTCCTGATCGGCGCGGCGCTGGAGGGGGCCGCCTTCGTGCTGGAAGTGCCGACGGGCGTGGTGGCCGATGTGTACTCGCGCCGCCGCTCGGTGATTCTGGGCTGCCTGTGCCTGGGCGCGGCCATGCTGCTGGTGGCCGCCTTTCCGGTGTTCTGGGCGTTGCTGCTGACCCAGATCGTCTTGGCGGCGGGCTACACCTTCCTCAGCGGCGCGCAGCAGGCGTGGCTGGCCGACGAGGTGGGCGAGGGGCGGGCGGCCGGGCTGTACCTGCTGGGCAGCCAGTACGGGCGGGCGGCGGGCCTGGCCGGCATCGCGGCGACGGCGGGTCTGGCGACGCTGGGCCTGCACGTTCCGATTCTGGTGGGCGGCGCGGTGGCCCTGTGCCTCGCGCTGTATCTGTGGCTGCGAATGCCCGAAGACGGCTTTGCCCCGGCCCCACGCGAGGAACGCCAAAGTTGGGCGGCGTTGTCCGCCACTTTCCGTCAGGGTGTGACCGAGGTGCGCGCCAGCCGCGTGCTGACCCTGCTGATGCTGAGCGCCGTGCTGTACGGGGCGAGCAGCGAGGCGCTGGATCGCCTGAACGAATTTCTGCTGGTTGTGGAGGTGGGCCTGCCCGGCGGCCTGAGCGCCGCGAACTGGTTCATTGTGCTGGCGATCATCGTTCAGCTTGTCGGGCTGGCCGTCACTGAACCGCTGCGCCGCCGCATCCATCCAGCCGATGCGCGGGCGGCGGCGCTGGCCCTGCGCTGGGTGTTGGGCCTGAGCGTGGCGGCGCTGCTGGCCTTCGCCTACGCGCCGGGTTTCGGCTGGGCGGCGGGGGCGCTGGTGGTTCACGGCGTGCTGCGCGGGCTGTACTCGCCGCTGTACGACGCGTGGATCAATCGGGGCCTCAATCCGGCGTCGCGCGCCACGGTCAATTCCATCGCCTCGCAGGCCGACGCGCTGGGACAGGTGACGTTCGGCCCGGTGTTCGGGGTGCTGGGCAACGTGCTGGGGGTACGCTCGGCCCTGGCGCTGGCCGCGCTGGTGCGGGTGCCTGCGCTGCCGTTGCTGGGGCGGGCAGGTGGGGGGAGAACATCAGGCTGA